A region of Sparus aurata chromosome 8, fSpaAur1.1, whole genome shotgun sequence DNA encodes the following proteins:
- the rhcgb gene encoding ammonium transporter Rh type C-like 2: MGCVQSFREICDRQKNTNVRLSLPAVCFVWQTAMIILFGVFIRYNEESDTHWVEHRKANNISSDIENDFYFRYPSFQDVHVMIFVGFGFLMTFLKRYSFGAVGFNFLIAAFGLQWALLMQGWFHSLDYTDGKIKIGVENLINADFCVAGCLIAYGAVLGKVSPVQLMVMTLFGVTLFAVEEYIILNLIHARDAGGSMVIHTFGGYYGLSISWMLYRPNLDQSSRLQGSCYHSDVFAMIGTLFLWMFWPSFNSAITDHGDGQHRAAINTYLALASTVLTTVAISSLFQKHGKLDMVHIQNSTLAGGVAVGTAAEFMLMPYGSLIVGFCCGIISTLGYIYLTPFMEKHLKIQDTCGIHNLHAMPGVIGGIVGAITAAAATESVYGREGLVNTFDFEGAFKDMVPTRQGGHQAAGLCVAICFGIGGGILVGCILRLPIWGDAADDNCFDDESYWELPEDEESVPPILQYNNHMRNKDVEDSNFTMEAVRT, translated from the exons ATGGGCTGCGTTCAAAGCTTCAGGGAAATATGTGACCGTCAAAAAAATACTAATGTTCGCCTGAGTCTTCCAGCAGTTTGCTTCGTGTGGCAAACGGCCATGATCATCCTGTTCGGGGTTTTTATCCGTTACAATGAAGAATCGGACACACACTGGGTAGAGCACCGGAAAGCTAACAATATATCAAGTGACATCGAGAACGACTTCTACTTCAGATACCCAA GTTTTCAGGATGTCCATGTGATGATCTTCGTTGGATTTGGCTTCCTGATGACATTCCTGAAGCGGTACAGCTTCGGTGCTGTGGGTTTCAACTTCCTCATCGCAGCCTTCGGCCTCCAGTGGGCGCTGCTGATGCAAGGCTGGTTCCACTCCCTGGACTACACTGATGGAAAGATCAAAATAGGAGTTGAAAA CCTGATCAACGCTGACTTCTGTGTGGCCGGATGCTTGATCGCCTACGGGGCGGTGCTGGGTAAAGTCAGTCCGGTCCAGCTGATGGTTATGACTCTGTTTGGGGTCACATTGTTTGCTGTGGAGGAATACATTATCCTGAACCTCATTCAT GCCAGAGATGCTGGAGGCTCAATGGTGATCCACACATTTGGAGGTTATTACGGTCTTTCCATCTCGTGGATGCTCTATCGGCCGAACCTGGACCAGAGCAGTCGTCTGCAGGGCTCCTGCTACCACTCGGATGTCTTTGCAATGATTG GCACCCTCTTCCTGTGGATGTTCTGGCCCAGCTTCAACTCGGCCATCACGGACCACGGGGACGGGCAGCACAGAGCCGCCATCAACACCTACCTGGCTTTGGCCTCGACTGTGCTCACCACTGTGGCCATCTCGAGCCTCTTCCAGAAGCACGGCAAGCTAGACATG GTTCACATCCAGAACTCCACTCTTGCCGGAGGCGTCGCAGTGGGAACTGCTGCAGAGTTCATGCTGATGCCTTACGGGTCTCTGATCGTAGGCTTCTGCTGTGGTATCATCTCCACACTGGGATATATCTACCTCACG ccATTCATGGAGAAGCACCTGAAGATCCAGGACACATGTGGAATCCACAACCTGCATGCCATGCCGGGCGTCATAGGCGGAATTGTGGGGGCCATTACTGCCGCAGCCGCAACAGAGTCAGTTTACGGCAGGGAAGG GCTGGTCAACACTTTCGACTTTGAGGGTGCTTTCAAAGACATGGTGCCCACGCGGCAGGGCGGCCACCAGGCTGCAGGCCTCTGCGTGGCTATCTGCTTCGGTATAGGCGGAGGCATCCTTGTCG GCTGTATCTTAAGGTTACCTATCTGGGGAGATGCGGCAGATGACAACTGTTTTGATGACGAGTCGTACTGGGAG CTACCTGAAGATGAAGAGAGCGTCCCACCGATCCTTCAGTACAACAACCACATGCGGAACAAAGATGT aGAGGATTCAAATTTCACCATGGAGGCCGTGAGGACTTGA
- the gdpgp1 gene encoding GDP-D-glucose phosphorylase 1 isoform X5, with translation MPLQFVYSDQDFVTDPCRGMATKPAKFDTTIKTGWTDRMDRGLFRYNLGDLQTRILPGPLSYVAQLNVQRGTQRRKPQEILRIQQEFDAKQFNFNKINPEEIICEMIKDSEGGDESCRMVVLVNVSPLEFGHCLFVPDPSRCFPQILTTFIIQVGIESVLLSTDPGFRVGFNSLGAFASVNHLHMHGYYLDRELKIESAPVKPLVPGQGFYRLLDFPGGFMFYTESGSVEKISRAICKVTDRLVAGNIAHNLYMTRGCPPCDHIQNEGDRLSRKGVRIAVWPRLSSFGAKEESAFNVALCELAGHLPFKNKKDFEQATEKDVIEITQRYLLPDAEFQTLEEQLTGHLMDS, from the coding sequence ATGCCGCTCCAGTTTGTGTACAGCGACCAGGACTTTGTCACGGATCCGTGTCGTGGAATGGCCACAAAACCAGCAAAGTTTGACACAACCATTAAGACCGGCTGGACGGACAGGATGGACAGGGGGCTCTTTCGCTACAATCTTGGGGACTTGCAAACGCGGATCCTGCCGGGCCCACTTAGCTATGTGGCCCAGCTGAATGTTCAAAGAGGAACACAGAGAAGAAAGCCTCAGGAGATACTGAGAATTCAGCAGGAGTTCGACGCCAAGCAGTTTAATTTTAACAAAATCAATCCAGAAGAAATCATATGTGAGATGATAAAGGACTCTGAGGGAGGGGATGAGTCCTGCAGGATGGTTGTGCTGGTCAACGTCAGCCCTTTAGAGTTTGGACATTGTCTCTTTGTTCCAGATCCATCACGCTGCTTCCCACAGATCCTGACGACGTTCATCATCCAGGTCGGTATTGAATCCGTGCTCCTGAGCACCGATCCTGGTTTTCGTGTGGGGTTCAACAGTCTTGGAGCGTTTGCGTCCGTCAATCACTTACACATGCACGGGTATTACCTGGACCGCGAGCTCAAGATAGAATCTGCGCCGGTCAAGCCGCTGGTTCCTGGACAAGGGTTTTATCGCTTGTTGGACTTTCCTGGAGgctttatgttttacacagaatCAGGGAGCGTGGAGAAAATATCCAGAGCCATCTGTAAAGTAACAGACCGCCTTGTGGCCGGTAATATTGCTCACAACCTGTACATGACTAGAGGATGTCCGCCCTGCGATCACATACAGAATGAAGGGGATCGCCTTTCAAGAAAAGGCGTTCGTATCGCTGTATGGCCCAGATTGTCGTCCTTCGGTGCCAAAGAAGAGTCTGCCTTcaatgttgctctgtgtgagCTGGCTGGACATTTACCGTTCAAGAACAAGAAAGACTTCGAGCAAGCTACAGAGAAAGATGTGATAGAGATCACCCAGAGGTATCTTCTCCCCGATGCAGAGTTTCAGACATTAGAAGAGCAGCTTACTGGTCATTTAATGGACTCATAA
- the gdpgp1 gene encoding GDP-D-glucose phosphorylase 1 isoform X2, with amino-acid sequence MRRKGPGGQLLRMQSRCISLKLWCPYLQWKRRRFIHMQTMFDPPGPTMPLQFVYSDQDFVTDPCRGMATKPAKFDTTIKTGWTDRMDRGLFRYNLGDLQTRILPGPLSYVAQLNVQRGTQRRKPQEILRIQQEFDAKQFNFNKINPEEIICEMIKDSEGGDESCRMVVLVNVSPLEFGHCLFVPDPSRCFPQILTTFIIQVGIESVLLSTDPGFRVGFNSLGAFASVNHLHMHGYYLDRELKIESAPVKPLVPGQGFYRLLDFPGGFMFYTESGSVEKISRAICKVTDRLVAGNIAHNLYMTRGCPPCDHIQNEGDRLSRKGVRIAVWPRLSSFGAKEESAFNVALCELAGHLPFKNKKDFEQATEKDVIEITQRYLLPDAEFQTLEEQLTGHLMDS; translated from the exons atgagaagaaagggtcccggtggacagTTGTTACggatgcagtcacgttgcatatcgctaaagTTATGGTGCCCGTATTTACAGTGGAAacgccggaggttcatccacatgcagaCAATGTTCGACCCCCCAG GTCCAACCATGCCGCTCCAGTTTGTGTACAGCGACCAGGACTTTGTCACGGATCCGTGTCGTGGAATGGCCACAAAACCAGCAAAGTTTGACACAACCATTAAGACCGGCTGGACGGACAGGATGGACAGGGGGCTCTTTCGCTACAATCTTGGGGACTTGCAAACGCGGATCCTGCCGGGCCCACTTAGCTATGTGGCCCAGCTGAATGTTCAAAGAGGAACACAGAGAAGAAAGCCTCAGGAGATACTGAGAATTCAGCAGGAGTTCGACGCCAAGCAGTTTAATTTTAACAAAATCAATCCAGAAGAAATCATATGTGAGATGATAAAGGACTCTGAGGGAGGGGATGAGTCCTGCAGGATGGTTGTGCTGGTCAACGTCAGCCCTTTAGAGTTTGGACATTGTCTCTTTGTTCCAGATCCATCACGCTGCTTCCCACAGATCCTGACGACGTTCATCATCCAGGTCGGTATTGAATCCGTGCTCCTGAGCACCGATCCTGGTTTTCGTGTGGGGTTCAACAGTCTTGGAGCGTTTGCGTCCGTCAATCACTTACACATGCACGGGTATTACCTGGACCGCGAGCTCAAGATAGAATCTGCGCCGGTCAAGCCGCTGGTTCCTGGACAAGGGTTTTATCGCTTGTTGGACTTTCCTGGAGgctttatgttttacacagaatCAGGGAGCGTGGAGAAAATATCCAGAGCCATCTGTAAAGTAACAGACCGCCTTGTGGCCGGTAATATTGCTCACAACCTGTACATGACTAGAGGATGTCCGCCCTGCGATCACATACAGAATGAAGGGGATCGCCTTTCAAGAAAAGGCGTTCGTATCGCTGTATGGCCCAGATTGTCGTCCTTCGGTGCCAAAGAAGAGTCTGCCTTcaatgttgctctgtgtgagCTGGCTGGACATTTACCGTTCAAGAACAAGAAAGACTTCGAGCAAGCTACAGAGAAAGATGTGATAGAGATCACCCAGAGGTATCTTCTCCCCGATGCAGAGTTTCAGACATTAGAAGAGCAGCTTACTGGTCATTTAATGGACTCATAA
- the gdpgp1 gene encoding GDP-D-glucose phosphorylase 1 isoform X4 — translation MQQVEELMEGPTMPLQFVYSDQDFVTDPCRGMATKPAKFDTTIKTGWTDRMDRGLFRYNLGDLQTRILPGPLSYVAQLNVQRGTQRRKPQEILRIQQEFDAKQFNFNKINPEEIICEMIKDSEGGDESCRMVVLVNVSPLEFGHCLFVPDPSRCFPQILTTFIIQVGIESVLLSTDPGFRVGFNSLGAFASVNHLHMHGYYLDRELKIESAPVKPLVPGQGFYRLLDFPGGFMFYTESGSVEKISRAICKVTDRLVAGNIAHNLYMTRGCPPCDHIQNEGDRLSRKGVRIAVWPRLSSFGAKEESAFNVALCELAGHLPFKNKKDFEQATEKDVIEITQRYLLPDAEFQTLEEQLTGHLMDS, via the coding sequence GTCCAACCATGCCGCTCCAGTTTGTGTACAGCGACCAGGACTTTGTCACGGATCCGTGTCGTGGAATGGCCACAAAACCAGCAAAGTTTGACACAACCATTAAGACCGGCTGGACGGACAGGATGGACAGGGGGCTCTTTCGCTACAATCTTGGGGACTTGCAAACGCGGATCCTGCCGGGCCCACTTAGCTATGTGGCCCAGCTGAATGTTCAAAGAGGAACACAGAGAAGAAAGCCTCAGGAGATACTGAGAATTCAGCAGGAGTTCGACGCCAAGCAGTTTAATTTTAACAAAATCAATCCAGAAGAAATCATATGTGAGATGATAAAGGACTCTGAGGGAGGGGATGAGTCCTGCAGGATGGTTGTGCTGGTCAACGTCAGCCCTTTAGAGTTTGGACATTGTCTCTTTGTTCCAGATCCATCACGCTGCTTCCCACAGATCCTGACGACGTTCATCATCCAGGTCGGTATTGAATCCGTGCTCCTGAGCACCGATCCTGGTTTTCGTGTGGGGTTCAACAGTCTTGGAGCGTTTGCGTCCGTCAATCACTTACACATGCACGGGTATTACCTGGACCGCGAGCTCAAGATAGAATCTGCGCCGGTCAAGCCGCTGGTTCCTGGACAAGGGTTTTATCGCTTGTTGGACTTTCCTGGAGgctttatgttttacacagaatCAGGGAGCGTGGAGAAAATATCCAGAGCCATCTGTAAAGTAACAGACCGCCTTGTGGCCGGTAATATTGCTCACAACCTGTACATGACTAGAGGATGTCCGCCCTGCGATCACATACAGAATGAAGGGGATCGCCTTTCAAGAAAAGGCGTTCGTATCGCTGTATGGCCCAGATTGTCGTCCTTCGGTGCCAAAGAAGAGTCTGCCTTcaatgttgctctgtgtgagCTGGCTGGACATTTACCGTTCAAGAACAAGAAAGACTTCGAGCAAGCTACAGAGAAAGATGTGATAGAGATCACCCAGAGGTATCTTCTCCCCGATGCAGAGTTTCAGACATTAGAAGAGCAGCTTACTGGTCATTTAATGGACTCATAA
- the gdpgp1 gene encoding GDP-D-glucose phosphorylase 1 isoform X1 produces MRRKGPGGQLLRMQSRCISLKLWCPYLQWKRRRFIHMQTMFDPPAGPTMPLQFVYSDQDFVTDPCRGMATKPAKFDTTIKTGWTDRMDRGLFRYNLGDLQTRILPGPLSYVAQLNVQRGTQRRKPQEILRIQQEFDAKQFNFNKINPEEIICEMIKDSEGGDESCRMVVLVNVSPLEFGHCLFVPDPSRCFPQILTTFIIQVGIESVLLSTDPGFRVGFNSLGAFASVNHLHMHGYYLDRELKIESAPVKPLVPGQGFYRLLDFPGGFMFYTESGSVEKISRAICKVTDRLVAGNIAHNLYMTRGCPPCDHIQNEGDRLSRKGVRIAVWPRLSSFGAKEESAFNVALCELAGHLPFKNKKDFEQATEKDVIEITQRYLLPDAEFQTLEEQLTGHLMDS; encoded by the exons atgagaagaaagggtcccggtggacagTTGTTACggatgcagtcacgttgcatatcgctaaagTTATGGTGCCCGTATTTACAGTGGAAacgccggaggttcatccacatgcagaCAATGTTCGACCCCCCAG CAGGTCCAACCATGCCGCTCCAGTTTGTGTACAGCGACCAGGACTTTGTCACGGATCCGTGTCGTGGAATGGCCACAAAACCAGCAAAGTTTGACACAACCATTAAGACCGGCTGGACGGACAGGATGGACAGGGGGCTCTTTCGCTACAATCTTGGGGACTTGCAAACGCGGATCCTGCCGGGCCCACTTAGCTATGTGGCCCAGCTGAATGTTCAAAGAGGAACACAGAGAAGAAAGCCTCAGGAGATACTGAGAATTCAGCAGGAGTTCGACGCCAAGCAGTTTAATTTTAACAAAATCAATCCAGAAGAAATCATATGTGAGATGATAAAGGACTCTGAGGGAGGGGATGAGTCCTGCAGGATGGTTGTGCTGGTCAACGTCAGCCCTTTAGAGTTTGGACATTGTCTCTTTGTTCCAGATCCATCACGCTGCTTCCCACAGATCCTGACGACGTTCATCATCCAGGTCGGTATTGAATCCGTGCTCCTGAGCACCGATCCTGGTTTTCGTGTGGGGTTCAACAGTCTTGGAGCGTTTGCGTCCGTCAATCACTTACACATGCACGGGTATTACCTGGACCGCGAGCTCAAGATAGAATCTGCGCCGGTCAAGCCGCTGGTTCCTGGACAAGGGTTTTATCGCTTGTTGGACTTTCCTGGAGgctttatgttttacacagaatCAGGGAGCGTGGAGAAAATATCCAGAGCCATCTGTAAAGTAACAGACCGCCTTGTGGCCGGTAATATTGCTCACAACCTGTACATGACTAGAGGATGTCCGCCCTGCGATCACATACAGAATGAAGGGGATCGCCTTTCAAGAAAAGGCGTTCGTATCGCTGTATGGCCCAGATTGTCGTCCTTCGGTGCCAAAGAAGAGTCTGCCTTcaatgttgctctgtgtgagCTGGCTGGACATTTACCGTTCAAGAACAAGAAAGACTTCGAGCAAGCTACAGAGAAAGATGTGATAGAGATCACCCAGAGGTATCTTCTCCCCGATGCAGAGTTTCAGACATTAGAAGAGCAGCTTACTGGTCATTTAATGGACTCATAA
- the gdpgp1 gene encoding GDP-D-glucose phosphorylase 1 isoform X3 gives MQQVEELMEAGPTMPLQFVYSDQDFVTDPCRGMATKPAKFDTTIKTGWTDRMDRGLFRYNLGDLQTRILPGPLSYVAQLNVQRGTQRRKPQEILRIQQEFDAKQFNFNKINPEEIICEMIKDSEGGDESCRMVVLVNVSPLEFGHCLFVPDPSRCFPQILTTFIIQVGIESVLLSTDPGFRVGFNSLGAFASVNHLHMHGYYLDRELKIESAPVKPLVPGQGFYRLLDFPGGFMFYTESGSVEKISRAICKVTDRLVAGNIAHNLYMTRGCPPCDHIQNEGDRLSRKGVRIAVWPRLSSFGAKEESAFNVALCELAGHLPFKNKKDFEQATEKDVIEITQRYLLPDAEFQTLEEQLTGHLMDS, from the coding sequence CAGGTCCAACCATGCCGCTCCAGTTTGTGTACAGCGACCAGGACTTTGTCACGGATCCGTGTCGTGGAATGGCCACAAAACCAGCAAAGTTTGACACAACCATTAAGACCGGCTGGACGGACAGGATGGACAGGGGGCTCTTTCGCTACAATCTTGGGGACTTGCAAACGCGGATCCTGCCGGGCCCACTTAGCTATGTGGCCCAGCTGAATGTTCAAAGAGGAACACAGAGAAGAAAGCCTCAGGAGATACTGAGAATTCAGCAGGAGTTCGACGCCAAGCAGTTTAATTTTAACAAAATCAATCCAGAAGAAATCATATGTGAGATGATAAAGGACTCTGAGGGAGGGGATGAGTCCTGCAGGATGGTTGTGCTGGTCAACGTCAGCCCTTTAGAGTTTGGACATTGTCTCTTTGTTCCAGATCCATCACGCTGCTTCCCACAGATCCTGACGACGTTCATCATCCAGGTCGGTATTGAATCCGTGCTCCTGAGCACCGATCCTGGTTTTCGTGTGGGGTTCAACAGTCTTGGAGCGTTTGCGTCCGTCAATCACTTACACATGCACGGGTATTACCTGGACCGCGAGCTCAAGATAGAATCTGCGCCGGTCAAGCCGCTGGTTCCTGGACAAGGGTTTTATCGCTTGTTGGACTTTCCTGGAGgctttatgttttacacagaatCAGGGAGCGTGGAGAAAATATCCAGAGCCATCTGTAAAGTAACAGACCGCCTTGTGGCCGGTAATATTGCTCACAACCTGTACATGACTAGAGGATGTCCGCCCTGCGATCACATACAGAATGAAGGGGATCGCCTTTCAAGAAAAGGCGTTCGTATCGCTGTATGGCCCAGATTGTCGTCCTTCGGTGCCAAAGAAGAGTCTGCCTTcaatgttgctctgtgtgagCTGGCTGGACATTTACCGTTCAAGAACAAGAAAGACTTCGAGCAAGCTACAGAGAAAGATGTGATAGAGATCACCCAGAGGTATCTTCTCCCCGATGCAGAGTTTCAGACATTAGAAGAGCAGCTTACTGGTCATTTAATGGACTCATAA